A window of Bacteroidales bacterium contains these coding sequences:
- a CDS encoding AAA family ATPase — protein sequence MDRKVKSVEIKNLWGRININWTDVFEDVNVIVGINGSGKSTTLKAMYTLLSNPNCDMSSFPFDYISIKIGDEEIRSDKNNNLKQPFLIETLNRDENSYDYIVNKLKLYKELEDIEHQNKRFEYFASIINQLFIKTKKTLDLTSDSTIQFRDSKQNIIKFEKLSLGEKQMLVFLYKVFLTREKPYILFLDEPELSLYVGWQSYLIDIIKKLNPNCQLFIVTHSPNIFSNGWGSRVVHIEDYFTEVE from the coding sequence ATGGATAGAAAGGTTAAATCGGTAGAGATAAAAAATCTCTGGGGAAGAATAAACATCAACTGGACTGATGTTTTTGAAGATGTAAATGTTATAGTTGGAATTAACGGTTCCGGAAAAAGCACCACATTAAAAGCCATGTACACTTTACTCAGCAATCCGAACTGCGATATGTCGTCTTTTCCTTTCGATTATATTTCAATAAAAATTGGAGATGAAGAAATTCGTTCCGATAAAAATAATAATCTCAAACAACCTTTTCTTATTGAAACATTAAACCGAGACGAAAATTCTTATGATTACATCGTCAACAAATTAAAGCTTTACAAAGAATTAGAAGACATCGAACATCAAAATAAACGATTCGAATATTTCGCATCTATTATAAATCAATTATTTATAAAAACAAAGAAAACATTGGATCTTACATCGGATTCAACTATACAATTCAGAGATTCAAAACAGAACATTATTAAGTTTGAAAAATTATCTCTGGGCGAAAAACAAATGTTAGTGTTTCTCTACAAGGTTTTTTTAACGCGCGAAAAACCTTATATTCTATTTCTTGACGAGCCCGAATTATCTCTATATGTCGGATGGCAATCATATCTAATAGACATTATCAAAAAATTAAATCCCAATTGTCAGTTATTTATTGTAACACACTCTCCCAACATTTTTAGTAACGGCTGGGGATCAAGAGTTGTTCATATCGAGGATTATTTTACTGAAGTTGAATAA
- the fusA gene encoding elongation factor G produces the protein MSLNKLRNIGIAAHIDAGKTTVSERILYFTGTNRKVGETHDGKATMDFMKQEQERGITIASAAITCNWNDHQINLIDTPGHVDFTVEVERSLRVIDGMVAVFCAVGGVEPQSETVWNQADRYRVPRIAFINKMDRTGADFDEAIGQMNKYLDANAVPLQIPMGTEDSFTGTIDIVSRIAYTFEDDKRHEKSIPEEYKLRVEVARNALIEKLADFDDEIMEMFFDEKEVPAEKLMEAVRNATLKLLITPVFCGAAYKNIGIQLLLDAVINYLPSPVDVGAIVGHDLDDEEKTHTRVPASNEPFSALAFKLINDPYVGQQTFIRIFSGKIQSGMPILNATKQKNERVGRIFRIKAKEREEISEAGAGEIVALVGMKSTKTGDTLCDPSNPLLLESIHIPISVIELKIQPVKQKDKDKLGEALNKLVNEDPSFNARFDEETEETIISGMGELHLEIMLDRLKEEFKIDVEVGEPSVAFRETITEAVESNYRHVKQTGGKGQFAHTVIRMEPNTGKGYEFVDMIKGGVIPGEYIPSVNKGIVKCMAKGVLSGFPIVDVKVYLIDGGYHPVDSSDMAFQVCGEMCFKQGFNKAKPILLEPVMKIEVNTPDEYIGDVVGNLNRRRGKIESMRRYRKGSQKVVATVPLMEMFGYSTQLRNITSGRASYSMEFYQYLPLPMGVQEDVLKKLSEKKK, from the coding sequence ATGTCATTAAATAAGCTCAGAAACATCGGGATTGCCGCGCATATTGATGCCGGAAAAACAACAGTATCGGAAAGAATCCTGTATTTTACAGGTACAAATAGAAAGGTCGGAGAAACTCACGACGGTAAAGCCACTATGGATTTTATGAAACAAGAACAGGAAAGGGGTATTACTATTGCTTCCGCTGCTATTACGTGTAATTGGAACGACCACCAGATAAATCTTATTGATACTCCGGGCCACGTGGATTTTACTGTGGAAGTTGAGCGTTCATTAAGGGTTATTGATGGAATGGTTGCAGTTTTTTGTGCTGTAGGCGGTGTTGAACCTCAAAGCGAAACTGTTTGGAATCAAGCAGACCGTTATAGAGTTCCGAGAATCGCATTTATAAATAAGATGGATAGAACCGGCGCGGATTTTGATGAAGCAATCGGTCAAATGAATAAATATCTTGACGCAAATGCTGTTCCGTTGCAAATTCCAATGGGAACCGAAGATTCTTTTACGGGAACAATAGACATCGTTAGTAGAATTGCCTATACTTTTGAAGATGATAAACGTCATGAAAAATCAATTCCGGAAGAATATAAATTAAGAGTAGAAGTTGCAAGAAATGCTCTTATCGAAAAACTTGCCGATTTCGATGATGAAATTATGGAAATGTTTTTTGACGAGAAAGAAGTTCCAGCAGAAAAGTTGATGGAAGCGGTTAGAAATGCTACTTTGAAATTGTTAATTACTCCTGTTTTTTGCGGTGCCGCATATAAAAATATAGGTATTCAGCTTTTGCTTGATGCGGTAATTAATTATCTTCCTTCTCCTGTTGATGTAGGTGCAATTGTTGGCCATGATCTTGATGATGAAGAGAAAACCCATACCAGAGTTCCTGCTTCAAACGAGCCGTTTTCGGCTTTAGCGTTTAAATTGATAAACGACCCGTACGTAGGACAACAAACTTTTATCCGAATTTTCTCCGGAAAGATTCAAAGCGGTATGCCGATTTTAAATGCAACTAAACAAAAAAATGAAAGAGTCGGCAGAATTTTTAGAATTAAGGCAAAAGAAAGAGAAGAAATTAGTGAAGCAGGCGCAGGAGAAATTGTTGCTTTGGTAGGGATGAAATCAACTAAAACAGGAGATACTCTTTGCGATCCTAGCAATCCGCTATTGCTCGAATCTATTCATATCCCCATTTCTGTTATCGAACTAAAGATTCAACCTGTAAAACAAAAAGATAAAGATAAACTTGGTGAAGCTCTGAATAAACTTGTTAATGAAGACCCTTCTTTTAACGCAAGATTCGATGAAGAAACCGAGGAAACAATAATTTCCGGAATGGGTGAACTTCATCTTGAAATTATGTTAGACAGGTTGAAAGAAGAGTTTAAAATAGATGTTGAAGTAGGAGAGCCATCGGTTGCATTCAGGGAAACAATTACTGAAGCAGTGGAATCAAATTATCGCCATGTAAAACAAACCGGAGGAAAAGGCCAGTTTGCACATACTGTTATTCGTATGGAGCCTAATACCGGCAAAGGTTATGAGTTTGTTGATATGATCAAGGGCGGTGTTATTCCGGGAGAATATATTCCTTCTGTTAATAAAGGAATTGTAAAATGTATGGCAAAAGGTGTATTGTCGGGTTTTCCTATTGTTGATGTTAAAGTATATTTAATTGATGGCGGATATCATCCTGTAGATTCTTCGGATATGGCTTTCCAAGTTTGTGGCGAAATGTGCTTTAAACAAGGATTCAACAAAGCGAAACCGATTCTTCTGGAACCTGTTATGAAAATAGAAGTAAATACTCCTGATGAATATATCGGTGATGTTGTCGGTAACTTGAACAGAAGAAGAGGAAAGATAGAATCTATGAGAAGATATCGCAAAGGTTCTCAGAAAGTGGTTGCCACGGTTCCTTTAATGGAAATGTTCGGTTATTCAACTCAATTAAGAAACATCACATCAGGAAGAGCAAGTTATTCCATGGAATTTTATCAATATTTGCCGTTGCCTATGGGAGTTCAGGAAGATGTTTTGAAGAAACTTTCGGAAAAGAAAAAATAG
- a CDS encoding phosphatidylserine decarboxylase family protein, translating to MKIHKEGRKAIFYGTFIAIILAILSLFILSGPNTIEIIIFCVIIIGILLLIFFYRHPNRHKHINKDAIMIPADGKIVVCERVFENTYFKKECMQVSIFMSVFNVHVNWIPASGTVVFKDHKDGENYPAYNPKSSHLNERCCTVIRLEDGREIMLTQIAGLVARRVINQVKVGDKVKQGDELGIIKFGSRVDIHLPIDMEVEVEMEQNVRAMKTILAKL from the coding sequence ATGAAAATTCACAAAGAAGGTCGAAAAGCAATATTTTACGGTACATTTATCGCAATAATACTGGCTATTCTATCGCTGTTTATTCTCAGCGGACCCAATACTATTGAAATAATAATCTTCTGTGTAATTATTATTGGAATATTGTTATTGATATTCTTCTACAGGCATCCTAACAGACACAAACATATTAACAAAGACGCAATAATGATTCCCGCCGACGGTAAGATAGTTGTTTGTGAAAGAGTTTTTGAAAATACCTATTTCAAGAAAGAATGTATGCAAGTATCAATCTTTATGTCGGTTTTCAATGTACATGTTAACTGGATTCCTGCTTCAGGAACAGTAGTTTTTAAAGATCACAAAGACGGAGAAAATTATCCTGCTTATAATCCGAAATCTTCGCATCTGAATGAAAGATGTTGCACAGTAATTAGGCTTGAAGACGGAAGGGAAATTATGTTGACTCAAATAGCCGGTCTCGTTGCCCGCAGAGTTATAAATCAAGTTAAAGTCGGCGATAAAGTTAAGCAGGGCGACGAGCTCGGAATTATCAAATTCGGTTCGCGTGTCGACATTCATCTGCCTATTGATATGGAAGTTGAAGTTGAAATGGAACAAAACGTCAGGGCAATGAAAACCATTCTCGCAAAATTATAA
- the rsfS gene encoding ribosome silencing factor, which yields MSKEKNDAILLSEIIIEAMLSKKAENVIRMDLRDIPNRVCDCFVICSGNSLVQINSIRDAIIEEVRKAVKEKPWHVEGIEKSEWLLLDYSNVVVHIFLESTRKFYNIEDLWADAHIEEFSDELVK from the coding sequence ATGTCAAAAGAAAAAAACGATGCGATATTATTGTCGGAAATAATTATTGAGGCAATGCTTTCAAAAAAGGCTGAAAATGTTATTAGAATGGATTTGAGAGATATACCTAATAGAGTTTGCGACTGTTTTGTTATTTGTAGTGGAAATTCATTAGTTCAAATCAACTCTATTCGTGATGCTATAATAGAGGAAGTTAGAAAAGCCGTGAAGGAAAAACCATGGCATGTGGAAGGTATTGAAAAATCCGAATGGTTGCTTTTAGATTATTCTAATGTTGTTGTACATATCTTTCTTGAAAGCACAAGGAAATTTTATAATATTGAAGATTTATGGGCTGATGCTCACATTGAAGAATTTAGTGATGAATTAGTAAAATAA
- a CDS encoding DUF2007 domain-containing protein — translation MDETMKLVYTTNKEYQMNIILALLEEDNIKGNVINKHDSTYQTFGDIELYVEEKDFEKAKEIVDKAKL, via the coding sequence ATGGATGAAACAATGAAATTAGTTTACACAACCAATAAAGAGTATCAAATGAATATTATACTCGCCTTATTGGAGGAAGACAATATTAAAGGTAATGTTATCAACAAACATGACTCAACTTACCAAACTTTCGGTGATATTGAGCTTTACGTTGAGGAGAAAGACTTCGAAAAAGCAAAAGAAATTGTTGACAAAGCAAAACTTTAA
- a CDS encoding lactate utilization protein, which translates to MEDSIAKEKVMRAIITALEDKGSFDPQLRADVDGDYFAPIEIGTVPLAFAENFVDNGGIFIFCEDTNDLCGKLSLASKNYNWGNIFCNKNIIKAYLERAGLLYKSDIEKHDSFETGLVLCESLVARHGSVVVSASSNNDLKLLSSSSNIVIIADVNQIVGEIKDAMQFLKDKFINSFPPYISVITGPSKTNAIENKFVVGGQGPKNIFLFLTNEKINNHG; encoded by the coding sequence ATGGAAGATAGTATCGCAAAAGAAAAGGTAATGCGGGCAATTATTACCGCTCTTGAAGATAAGGGTAGCTTTGACCCCCAATTAAGAGCGGATGTTGACGGCGATTATTTTGCTCCTATTGAAATAGGAACCGTACCTTTGGCTTTTGCGGAAAACTTCGTGGATAACGGCGGAATATTTATATTCTGTGAAGACACTAATGATTTGTGCGGAAAACTTTCATTAGCATCCAAAAACTATAATTGGGGAAACATTTTTTGCAATAAGAATATTATTAAGGCTTATTTGGAACGTGCAGGATTATTATATAAATCCGATATTGAAAAACATGATTCCTTCGAAACGGGATTAGTTTTATGCGAATCTCTTGTAGCTCGCCACGGCAGCGTCGTTGTTTCGGCATCATCAAATAATGATCTCAAACTTTTAAGTTCAAGCAGTAATATCGTTATTATTGCAGATGTAAATCAAATTGTAGGTGAAATAAAAGATGCGATGCAATTTCTTAAAGATAAATTTATCAACTCTTTTCCGCCTTATATCTCTGTAATTACCGGTCCGAGCAAAACAAATGCAATTGAAAATAAATTTGTTGTCGGAGGACAGGGTCCTAAAAATATTTTTTTATTTTTAACCAACGAAAAAATTAATAATCATGGATGA
- the rlmN gene encoding 23S rRNA (adenine(2503)-C(2))-methyltransferase RlmN, translating to MKTPLIGKTLSEIREEIVKLGLKSYVSRQLTYWIYNNGTDDFYEMFNISKANQKLLDEHFEIKKNLPIDVKVSSDGTKKYLFKTKNGNYIESAYIPDDKRHTLCISSEAGCKMACSFCSTGKQGFQESLSTEDIINQINAIPERNLITNIVFMGMGEPFNNFDNVINALEILTAEYGFKIGKKRITVSTVGIVPKINEFLENSDCNLAISLHTPFEHERNELMPINKKYPISEILKALRSYDWGKQRKVSFEYIMFKGYNDSDKHLKELTRILNGLRCIINLISYNSVPGEKFESPDREAMEEFRDKLSDKGFSTTIRISRGQDIDAACGLLSTKKIESKK from the coding sequence ATGAAAACGCCACTGATAGGTAAAACGCTTTCCGAAATTCGGGAGGAAATCGTGAAACTTGGACTTAAGTCGTATGTGTCCAGGCAATTAACCTATTGGATATACAATAATGGAACTGATGATTTTTATGAAATGTTTAACATTTCAAAGGCTAATCAGAAGCTTCTTGACGAGCATTTTGAGATAAAAAAAAATCTTCCTATAGATGTTAAAGTTTCTTCGGACGGAACAAAAAAATATCTTTTTAAAACCAAAAACGGAAATTATATAGAAAGTGCATATATTCCCGATGATAAAAGACATACGCTTTGCATTTCTTCAGAAGCGGGCTGCAAAATGGCTTGTTCCTTTTGCAGTACAGGCAAACAGGGTTTTCAGGAAAGTTTATCAACGGAAGATATCATCAATCAGATTAATGCCATTCCGGAACGCAATTTGATTACGAATATTGTGTTTATGGGCATGGGCGAGCCTTTTAATAATTTTGATAATGTGATAAATGCATTGGAAATTTTAACTGCCGAATATGGTTTTAAAATCGGAAAGAAAAGGATTACTGTTTCGACCGTTGGAATTGTTCCTAAAATTAATGAGTTTCTTGAAAATAGCGATTGTAATTTAGCGATAAGTTTGCATACTCCTTTTGAACATGAACGCAATGAACTTATGCCGATTAACAAAAAATATCCTATATCCGAAATTTTAAAGGCTTTGCGCTCTTATGATTGGGGAAAACAACGCAAAGTTTCTTTCGAATATATTATGTTTAAAGGTTATAATGATAGCGATAAACATTTAAAGGAATTGACAAGGATTTTAAACGGATTGAGGTGTATTATTAATTTGATTTCATATAATTCTGTTCCTGGTGAAAAATTTGAATCGCCAGACAGAGAAGCTATGGAAGAATTTAGGGACAAGTTGAGTGATAAAGGTTTTTCCACAACTATCAGAATTTCACGCGGTCAGGATATTGATGCCGCTTGCGGATTGCTGAGCACAAAGAAAATTGAGAGTAAGAAATAA
- a CDS encoding CPBP family intramembrane metalloprotease yields the protein MKNNKEIIYGTGITIAIFLISTLVGKSINIDSKFFSSSITTHLLMLILSICAIFIFKRQINFKIKLPKFKTIFTPILAGLLITILVNIIMSITTIISGGNISAHSLVSNMNFIQLFISVFILASIAEELLFRGFLQNMLASLNKFGIKLFKIRLSLPVIISALMFGLAHIIIAQSGADFWLVLRTVIFTTVLGLAAGYYQEKYNNSFYAIIVHMAGNLPALISSLLMM from the coding sequence ATGAAAAACAATAAAGAAATAATTTACGGTACAGGAATAACCATCGCTATATTTCTTATATCAACGTTAGTAGGTAAATCAATAAATATTGACAGCAAATTTTTTTCAAGTTCTATTACAACACATTTGCTAATGTTAATATTATCAATATGTGCTATTTTTATTTTCAAACGGCAAATTAATTTTAAAATAAAACTCCCTAAGTTTAAGACTATTTTTACACCAATACTTGCAGGATTGCTAATAACTATACTTGTGAATATAATTATGAGTATAACAACTATAATTTCCGGAGGAAATATCAGCGCTCATTCTTTGGTAAGTAATATGAATTTCATACAACTTTTTATCTCTGTTTTTATTTTAGCAAGTATTGCTGAAGAATTGCTATTCAGAGGTTTTCTTCAAAACATGCTTGCATCATTAAATAAATTCGGAATAAAACTTTTTAAAATCAGATTGAGTTTGCCTGTTATTATCAGCGCATTAATGTTCGGATTAGCACATATAATAATTGCACAGTCAGGTGCGGATTTCTGGTTAGTATTGCGTACGGTTATATTTACAACTGTCTTAGGATTGGCAGCGGGATATTACCAGGAGAAATACAATAATTCATTTTATGCCATAATAGTGCATATGGCTGGGAATTTACCGGCATTGATAAGTAGTCTTCTTATGATGTGA
- the ftsH gene encoding ATP-dependent zinc metalloprotease FtsH, protein MENNKEPERKQSNQGKNITPKKKRFNIYWIYLIIAVIFLGYSLFFYKGETKETNWRDLSEMLAKGDISRLVLVNKDFVEIYIKQDKIENYIQDESLKNNKNAIKKYYDYPMFTFQISSVDQFGEDIREAQANLPAEDVVYYDSERRKSLGGDIFLMFLPVVLLLVFFYFMFRGVGKNSGGGMGGGQIFNIGKSQARLFDKDTSVSITFKDVAGLEEAKVEIMEVVDFLKHPKKYTDLGGKIPKGVLLVGPPGTGKTLLAKAVAGEAKVPFFSLSGSDFVEMFVGVGASRVRDLFKQAKDKAPCIVFIDEIDAIGRARGKNIATGANDERENTLNQLLTEMDGFSGNNGVIILAATNRADILDRALLRAGRFDRQISVELPDLKEREEIFQVHMRPLKINDSVKVDFLAKQTPGFSGADIANVCNEAALICARKNKKIIDKQDFLDAIDRIIGGLEKRNKLISAEEKKIIAFHEAGHASVSWLLEHASPLVKVTIVPRGKALGAAWYLPDERSVTSYDQMFDELTTLLSGRASEEINIGYVSTGALNDLERATKMAYAMISYYGLSKKIGNISYFDSTGQSEYSFNKPYSEKTAELIDDEVSELISEAYERAKKIINENKDKIIYLGQLLLTREVVFSDDLREIFGERKGGSKDIPLAKDFEKVEEKGKIEEEPKENEE, encoded by the coding sequence ATGGAAAATAATAAAGAACCCGAAAGGAAACAATCAAATCAAGGTAAAAATATAACTCCAAAAAAGAAAAGATTCAATATTTATTGGATCTATTTGATTATTGCTGTTATATTTTTAGGCTATAGTTTGTTTTTCTACAAAGGAGAAACAAAGGAAACTAATTGGCGCGATCTTAGCGAAATGCTGGCAAAAGGTGATATTTCACGACTTGTTCTCGTGAATAAAGACTTTGTTGAAATTTATATCAAACAAGATAAAATTGAAAATTATATTCAAGACGAAAGTTTGAAAAATAACAAAAACGCCATAAAAAAATACTATGACTATCCGATGTTTACATTTCAGATTAGTAGTGTTGATCAATTTGGTGAGGATATTAGAGAAGCACAGGCTAATTTGCCGGCGGAAGATGTTGTTTATTACGATAGCGAAAGGCGAAAAAGCTTGGGTGGCGATATTTTTCTGATGTTTCTACCTGTTGTTTTATTACTCGTATTCTTTTACTTTATGTTCCGCGGAGTCGGTAAAAACTCCGGAGGCGGAATGGGAGGCGGACAAATTTTCAATATCGGGAAATCGCAGGCACGACTATTTGATAAGGATACCTCAGTATCAATAACTTTTAAAGATGTTGCCGGACTTGAAGAGGCAAAAGTGGAAATTATGGAAGTCGTAGATTTTCTGAAACATCCGAAGAAATATACGGATTTAGGAGGAAAAATACCTAAAGGAGTTCTTTTGGTTGGTCCTCCGGGAACAGGAAAAACTCTGCTCGCAAAAGCTGTTGCCGGCGAAGCTAAAGTTCCTTTCTTTTCACTTTCCGGTTCCGATTTTGTTGAAATGTTCGTAGGTGTAGGCGCTTCCCGTGTAAGAGACCTTTTCAAACAAGCAAAAGACAAAGCTCCCTGCATTGTTTTTATTGACGAAATTGATGCTATCGGCAGGGCGCGCGGTAAAAATATTGCCACAGGCGCTAACGACGAAAGAGAAAATACTTTGAACCAACTTCTTACGGAAATGGACGGTTTCAGCGGAAATAACGGCGTTATCATCCTTGCGGCAACAAACAGAGCCGATATCTTAGACAGAGCTTTGCTTCGTGCCGGAAGATTCGACAGACAAATAAGTGTGGAACTACCCGATTTGAAGGAGCGCGAAGAAATATTCCAAGTTCACATGCGTCCTTTAAAAATCAATGATTCCGTTAAAGTTGACTTTCTTGCAAAGCAAACTCCCGGTTTCTCCGGAGCGGATATCGCAAATGTTTGTAATGAAGCCGCATTAATATGCGCACGTAAGAACAAGAAAATCATCGACAAACAAGATTTCCTTGACGCGATAGACAGAATTATCGGCGGACTTGAGAAACGCAATAAATTAATTTCGGCAGAAGAAAAGAAAATAATAGCTTTTCACGAAGCAGGCCACGCGTCTGTAAGCTGGTTGCTCGAACATGCCAGCCCGCTCGTTAAAGTTACTATTGTTCCTCGCGGCAAAGCCCTCGGCGCGGCATGGTACCTTCCCGACGAAAGAAGCGTAACTTCTTATGATCAAATGTTCGATGAACTTACAACCTTACTTTCAGGTCGTGCTTCCGAAGAAATCAACATTGGTTATGTTTCAACCGGCGCACTGAACGACCTTGAGCGTGCAACAAAAATGGCTTATGCCATGATCTCTTACTACGGATTAAGCAAAAAAATCGGCAATATCAGCTATTTCGATTCTACAGGACAATCGGAATATTCTTTCAACAAACCTTACAGTGAAAAAACCGCTGAATTAATTGATGATGAAGTAAGTGAATTGATAAGTGAAGCTTATGAACGTGCGAAAAAAATCATCAACGAAAATAAAGATAAAATTATTTATCTGGGACAATTACTTCTTACCCGTGAAGTGGTTTTTAGCGACGACTTAAGGGAAATTTTCGGAGAAAGAAAAGGCGGTTCTAAAGATATTCCTTTAGCTAAAGATTTTGAAAAAGTTGAAGAAAAAGGTAAAATAGAAGAAGAGCCTAAGGAAAACGAAGAATAG
- a CDS encoding phosphatidate cytidylyltransferase, translating into MKNFIIRTLSAIIFAAAVLTAFYFGKTVTFFLFGIFMTIILCEYKNFSTFKNIFGLVLYALLGVIFYFIGVYGSDPISMRQWGALTILFLIAFFMIISQRNLQFSPFVNKVSMFFYTVVPFIMFMSFFDFSERLFNGNSFLLPFIFIATIWIGDSFAYILGSIIGKHKMAPKISPAKTWEGFIGGLCAVILAMIIFRVIVPVQSYFFWILFGIIIYILGTFGDLTESMLKRKADLKDSGCMMPGHGGAFDRFDSFILAVPFTALLLLTFNI; encoded by the coding sequence GTGAAAAATTTTATTATTCGTACTCTTTCCGCAATAATCTTTGCAGCAGCAGTATTAACAGCTTTTTACTTCGGTAAAACCGTAACTTTCTTTTTGTTCGGCATTTTTATGACCATAATTCTTTGTGAATATAAAAACTTTTCAACTTTTAAAAATATTTTCGGATTGGTTTTATATGCACTTCTTGGTGTAATTTTTTATTTCATAGGAGTTTACGGCAGTGATCCCATTTCAATGAGGCAGTGGGGAGCATTAACAATCTTGTTTTTAATTGCTTTCTTCATGATTATTTCCCAAAGAAATTTACAGTTTTCTCCTTTCGTTAATAAAGTTTCAATGTTTTTCTACACAGTTGTTCCGTTTATAATGTTTATGTCTTTTTTCGATTTTTCGGAGCGACTTTTCAACGGGAATAGTTTTTTACTTCCATTTATATTTATAGCAACTATCTGGATCGGAGATTCTTTTGCATATATTTTAGGTTCGATTATCGGCAAACATAAGATGGCGCCTAAAATTTCCCCTGCTAAAACCTGGGAAGGATTTATAGGCGGACTATGCGCTGTTATTCTTGCCATGATAATATTCCGTGTTATTGTCCCTGTTCAATCTTATTTCTTTTGGATACTTTTCGGAATAATAATTTATATTCTCGGAACGTTTGGTGACTTGACCGAATCAATGTTGAAACGCAAAGCCGATTTAAAAGATTCCGGTTGTATGATGCCCGGCCACGGCGGTGCATTCGACCGATTTGATTCTTTTATTCTTGCCGTACCGTTTACAGCGTTGCTATTGTTAACCTTTAATATTTAG
- a CDS encoding DUF975 family protein: protein MTPNVLLMQKAKESLQGMWGTAAITTLFFGLLEGAITCIPGLGLIFGGPLALGYIIFLMTVKSDKPNARIERIFDGFKDFSRTLVAYVLVLVYIFLWTLLFIIPGIIMAYAYSMTFFILAEDKNISASDALKKSKQMMMGYKWKLFCLNLRFFGWAFLCILTLGIGFFWLRPYVYMSHLNFYHDITGKLSDTIKDKPVNSNIDPNPDPNSNITSNIDESYRMDDNSNYSPTAEETNENIIDENIPGVGVEIVEIEIEVEEHSEKEE from the coding sequence ATGACACCAAATGTACTATTGATGCAAAAAGCCAAAGAATCTCTCCAAGGCATGTGGGGAACAGCGGCTATTACAACTTTATTTTTTGGATTGCTTGAAGGAGCAATAACTTGTATTCCGGGATTAGGTCTAATTTTCGGCGGACCATTAGCCTTAGGATATATAATATTTCTTATGACTGTAAAATCGGATAAACCTAATGCAAGGATTGAAAGAATTTTCGACGGATTTAAAGATTTCAGCCGTACATTAGTTGCATATGTACTTGTTCTTGTATATATTTTCCTTTGGACATTGCTGTTTATTATCCCCGGTATTATAATGGCTTACGCTTATTCAATGACATTCTTTATTCTTGCTGAAGATAAAAATATAAGCGCCAGCGATGCTTTAAAGAAAAGCAAGCAAATGATGATGGGCTACAAATGGAAACTCTTCTGTTTGAATTTACGTTTCTTCGGCTGGGCATTTTTATGTATCCTCACATTAGGTATCGGATTTTTCTGGTTGCGACCATATGTCTATATGTCTCATCTTAATTTCTATCATGATATCACAGGAAAACTATCCGATACAATAAAGGATAAACCGGTAAACTCAAACATAGATCCGAATCCGGACCCAAATTCCAATATCACTTCCAATATCGACGAATCTTACCGAATGGATGATAACTCAAATTATAGTCCTACCGCAGAAGAAACCAACGAAAACATTATAGACGAAAACATTCCGGGCGTTGGCGTTGAAATTGTGGAAATTGAAATAGAAGTAGAAGAACATTCTGAGAAAGAGGAGTAA